Genomic window (Tenuifilum sp. 4138str):
ACATGAACTCGTGCAAGATGGTGGTGGCGGAATGCGGAGCCCGGTAGAAAAGTTAATAAATATATTGCTCAATAAAAATTAGTCCCTATTGGGGACTTTTTTATTTAACTCAAACATCATGAACTAAACAGAGCTGATTTTAGAGGAATGAGTCGGAATGAGTCGGAATAAACGGAATATGATGGAGTTAGAATTAGAAGAAGTTAGAGGAAGTTAAAGGAAGTTAGTGGAAGTTAGTGGAATAGTGAATAGTGAAAAGCAAAAGCAAAGTATCATGAATTAATAAATTCAACTAAGTTAATATAATGGACGCAGTAACATTTTTAGGGTCGGTATTACATCGATAAGCCAATAGAAACAAGTTATTTAATTTTTTTGTATGTAAACTGAACAATCTCGGTCTAAAAATTTTGAAATATCTAATTACATTTTTTAACTTAGCAGCAATATTTAGTAATAGATATTTTGCAATAACCTTGGTTTAATAACATATTATAAGAAAAATGCCATGATTAACGACCTAGATCAAATTCTATCGGCAAGCGCTAAAAGGATGAAGCGTTCGGTAATAAGGGAATTGCTAAAAATGACTCAACGCCCAGAACTTATCTCTTTTGCTGGAGGTCTTCCTTCGCCTGAGAGCTTTCCGGTTGAGCAGCTAAAACAGGTAGTAGTAGAGGTATTAGATACCGATAGCGCTCGCGCCCTTCAGTATAGCGAAACCGAAGGCGATAAAAGGCTTCGGGAGATTCTGGTTGAAAAGTATAGGAAAGAAGGGCTGAACATCAATATAAACAACCTGATAATCTCCACCGCATCGCAACAGGCGCTTGACCTTATTCCAAAAATATTTGTTAACCCTGGCGACAAGGTTATTTGTGGGTTACCCAGCTATTTAGGGGGGATTTCGGCATTTGCCACATACGGAGCCGATCTTGTAGGCATTGAGCTCGACGACCATGGAATGCGCCCCGATTTGCTTGAACAGAAAATGCAGGAATTGCAACGGAAAGGTCAAAAGCCCAAATTTATTTACGTTATACCCGACTTCCAGAACCCAACCGGAATCTGCATGCCTGAAAGGCGAAGACTAGAAATAATAGAGATTGCTAGAAAGTACAACGTTTTAATAGTTGAGGACAGCCCATACCGTGAGGTGCGTTTCAGCGGAACTCCACAGCGCACAATGTATGAGCTGGATAGTACTGGCCAAGTTATATTACTTGGCACAATGTCGAAAATATTTGTACCCGGATTCCGCCTGGGCTGGATTGTTGCTCATGAGGATGTTATTGACAAGCTCGTTATGGCCAAACAGAATACCGACCTTTGCACCTCGTCTTTTGTTCAAAAAATAGCCGCTAAATACTTTGACAAGGGATACTTTGAACCCAATTTGGCTAAAACCAATGCCATGTACAAGGAAAAGCGCGATGCCATGGTGGAGGCCTTTCATAGGTTTATGCCCAAAGGTGTGAAATGGACTGAACCCGAGGGAGGACTCTTCCTATTTGTTACCCTGCCTGAATATATTGATGCCGAAGACCTATTCAAAATTGCAATTGAGGAAAATGTAGCCTTTGTTCCAGGCACGGTATTTTACTGCAATGGTGAGGGCAAGAATACTCTTCGTATCAACTTCTCATTCATGTCGAAAGAGTTAAACATTGAAGGAAGCCGAAGGCTTGCCAATGCAATAAAAAGAATGATAAAAGAGTAATACCTATCATCTACACATCTTGTAGTATAGCCACTGAGTTTAAATTTGTTAAATATTGCTCAGTGGCACTTTTTTTTGAACTTTATACTGGAATTAAACCTCATTTACCTTGCTCTGTTGGTGCGCATTTTTTATCCGAAATCCTTCTCATCAGCAAGCTTTAAGTATTACTGCTAGGAATACCTGCATTTTTTCAACATTTTTGTATATTTCCACAAAATTAATCGGCGTTTTACTAATTCATGGAACTCTCGGTTGTAGTTGTAAACTATAATGTTCGGTATTTTTTAGAGCAATGCCTTGTAAGCGTATTTGCAGCAATTAAAGGGATTGAAGGCGAAGTATGGGTAGTTGATAATGCTTCAACCGATGGTTCGGTTGAAATGGTAAAACTTAAATTTCCCCAGGTAAAACTTATATCAAACCAAACAAACCTAGGCTTTTCCAAAGCCAACAACCAGGCCATAAAACTTGCAAAAGGGAGATATACCCTTCTACTAAACCCCGATACGGTTGTTCAGGAGGATACCTTCAGGGAGTGCATAAATTTTATGGATACCCATCCTGACGCCGGCGGGCTAACAGTTAAGATGATTGATGGAAAGGGGCGCTACCTACCCGAATCCAAGCGAGGGTTCCCATCGCCTTGGGCATCGTTCTGCAAAATTTTTGGGCTAACCTCACTTTTCCCTAAATCAAAACTTTTTGCACACTACTACCTTGGCCATTTGGATAAAAACGCAACCCATGAAATAGAAATAATGCCTGGCGCCTTCATGTTCCTCCGTTCGGAGGTTCTGAAACAGGTTGGACTGCTCGATGAGCAGTTCTTTATGTATGGTGAAGACATCGACCTTTCATACCGTATCCTACAACACGGATATAAAAACTATTACTACCCAAAATGTCAAATAATACATTACAAGGGCGAAAGCACAAAAAAGGGTAGTTTGAATTACGTTATAGTATTCTACAAAGCCATGATACTGTTTGCGCAGAAGCATTTCAGCAAACAGAAGCAAAATCACTTTGTGACTATGATAAAGCTAGCCGTCGCAATACGGGCAACGGCCTCAATAATAAAAAGGTTAATAATTAAAGTTTGGTTACCAGTTACCGATTTTGCCTTAATGTTTTTAGGAGCCTACCTACTTATACCTTGGTGGGAGCAATTTAGGCATGGTGTAACCAATATATACCCCCGTGATATTCTTTATGCGCTAATCGGTTTCTACCTTTTAACCTGGATAATGTCCCTATGGCTATATGGCGCATACGACAAACCTCAAAACTTAAAATCCGGAGCGAAAGGTATACTATATGGCACAATTGCCATACTGGTTGTTTACTCCATTCTTCCTCAAAACTTCCGTTTTTCACGTGCCATCATTCTAATCCTATCGGCATGGTCATCACTATCAATCACCCTAAACAGAATATTAGCATCGACATTCATTGAGGGTTTACTTAAATGGAATGCCCGGAAAAAAAGTGTTTGCTTTATTGGTACAGCTAGTGAGCTCAAGGGTTCAGAAGAACTTTTAATACAGGCTGGTTTTCACCGTAATAATATCACCCACCTGCTCCCTGAGGAGGTTTTAGATGAGCATCAAAGAGCAAAAAAAGAGATTATTGCCGATGCAATTAAATATAAAAATATCTCCGAGATAATTTTTGGAACAGAGGGCATCCCTATGACAAGTATTATTCACGCCATGATGTACCTTTCAGAATTTGATATCGATTTTAAGATTGCGCTACATGGTGGCGATTCAATTGTTGGCAGCAGTTCAGTGGAAGCCCAAGGTGAACTTTACACTCTTGAAGTAATACCACTGGCAAAACCAGTGGCAAGGCGCCAGAAAAGGATTTTCGACATTTTATCGTCGGCTCTGATAATCGTGCTTTTCCCTATTCTATGGATATTTCTTGTAAAACCCTTAATGGTTTTTAAGAGCGCACTGCAGGTTTTTAAGGGGGAAAAAACCTGGATTGGCTACAACCATCCTAACATTTCCAAACAAAATTCGGTTTTAAAACCATCGGTTTATTTGTATAGTAAATGGGGCAAAGGTTTAACTAGCACTGTAGGCCTCGATTTCTACTACGCTCAACATTTCAGTATCACTCTGGAAGTATCGGAGCTAATCAGGAATATTTTTAAAACCCAAGATTAGCATTAAAAACCATTTTGTCTGGATTTTCCTCAATTTTGGTCTGATGACTTTCAACCTTTTACACAATTAGGTGTTAATAGAGGTGAATAAGAAAATTCAAATAACATGGCAGAAGTAAAGATAGTACTCCCAGCAATGGGCGAAGGTGTTACCGAAGCAAAAATTACAAAATGGCTTGTTAAACCCGGCGATTTGGTTGAGGTTGACCAACCTCTAGTAGAAATAGCAACTGACAAGGTTGATTCCGAAGTTCCATCGACCAGCAAAGGTAAGGTAAAACAACTACTTTTTAACGAAGGTGACTCGCCTCAGGTTGGGCAAACTATTTGCATACTTGAAGTGGAAGGGGCTAATGCAGAAGAAAGCAGAACAAATATTGCTTCGGCTGAGCCTAAATCGGCACAAAAGGAAAAACCTATTGCTAAGCCTATTGAGATTACAGAAAAAGCAGAAGTTAAACAAGAAATAAAAACGTTGCGTTACCTTTCACCGTTGGTGCGTAGCATGGCTAAACAGGAAAATATTGCCCTTGAGGAATTGGAAAAAATAGAAGGCACCGGGTTAGATGGCCGAATAACCAAGGACGATCTCCTGAAGTACATAGAAAACCGTAGTAATCGAATTTCACAAATTGAGGCCGAGGCCAAGGAGCGGATTCAGACCGAAACACCCATTCAGTACACTTCGTCCACCGATACCAACAGTAGCGTTCTTGCGCATGAGGTAGTACCAATGGATCGTATGCGCAAGCTGATTGCTGAGCACATGGTTCGATCCAAACAAACCTCGGCACATGTGGCCTCGTTTATTGAGGTTGATGTTACCAATTTAGTTAACTGGCGCGAAACCAATAAGGATAAGTTCCAAAAAACATACGGTGATAAGCTTACACTAACCCACTTGTTTGCACAGGCAACCATTGCTGAAGTAAAACGTTACCCACTGCTTAACTCATCGGTTGAGGGAGATAATATCATTCTAAAGCGCGACGTTAACCTTGGCATTGCTACTGCTCTACCCAATGGCAATTTGATAGTTCCAGTAGTAAAGCGAGCAGAAACCCTCAACCTGATTGGTATTGCAAAAAGCATAAACGATCTTGCCCAGCGGGCACGCGACAACAAACTCAAACCCGATGAGATTGTAGGAGGGACTTTTACCATCACCAACCTTGGCTCGTTCGACACCCTAACAGGAACCCCAATTATTAACCAACCCCAGGTTGCCATCCTGGCAATTGGTGCTGTAAAGAAACGTCCCGTTGTTATTGAAACCCCATCGGGCGATATGATTGCCATACGTCAGATTTGCATCCTTTCACTATCATACGATCATCGGGTGATTGATGGAGCCCTCGCAGGGCAATTCCTTAAATCGTTACGCGATAGGCTTGAAAACTTTACCCCATCCGAAATATAGACTTTTATAAACGATTAAAATAAAAAAGGATGAGTTCCAGCTAAACTCATCCTTTTTATTGAGGCGCCGTAGACTTTTTTTATCAATCTATAACAACATTTTATCAAAATTAAAGAGAACCAACCATATAGCCATGGAAACAAAAAACATTATTAAACGTAACAAAACTAAGACGTTTAATCATTGCAGGAGCAAAAAATACTGTAATATTGTTACATATTTAACTTAATGGTTATATATTTGAAGAATAAAGTTTTATATTGCATTGATTAAAGCAGTAAAAACATTTTAGCTTACGAGTGTTTGACAGAATGAGGCAGGGAGTATTCTTGATTCTTTTGCTGCTAATTTCGTTTAGTAGTTCGAGTGCTCAAAGGAGCACATACTACCGTCGTATATTTGTTGATGCGGAGTACTACATGCTTTACGAGGAGTACCGCGACGCTCTCCCACTATACCAGGAACTTTACAAGGCTTACCCCAATAACTACAACCTAGCGTATCGCATTGGCCTGTGTTACCTGAATATTCCGAACGAAAAAGCCAAATCGTTACCCTACTTTGAAAAGGCAATAACTTCAATTTCAAACAACTACAAAGAGGGGTACTTTACTGAAACCAATGCGCCAAAAGATGCTTACCTCCACTATGGCCGGGCTCTGAGAATATTGGGTCAGTTCGACAAGGCGCAAAAAGCCTTTGAAATCTATAAGAACCTACTTAAAACAAATGAAATAACCGAACTTAGAA
Coding sequences:
- a CDS encoding PLP-dependent aminotransferase family protein, whose amino-acid sequence is MINDLDQILSASAKRMKRSVIRELLKMTQRPELISFAGGLPSPESFPVEQLKQVVVEVLDTDSARALQYSETEGDKRLREILVEKYRKEGLNININNLIISTASQQALDLIPKIFVNPGDKVICGLPSYLGGISAFATYGADLVGIELDDHGMRPDLLEQKMQELQRKGQKPKFIYVIPDFQNPTGICMPERRRLEIIEIARKYNVLIVEDSPYREVRFSGTPQRTMYELDSTGQVILLGTMSKIFVPGFRLGWIVAHEDVIDKLVMAKQNTDLCTSSFVQKIAAKYFDKGYFEPNLAKTNAMYKEKRDAMVEAFHRFMPKGVKWTEPEGGLFLFVTLPEYIDAEDLFKIAIEENVAFVPGTVFYCNGEGKNTLRINFSFMSKELNIEGSRRLANAIKRMIKE
- a CDS encoding glycosyltransferase family 2 protein — protein: MELSVVVVNYNVRYFLEQCLVSVFAAIKGIEGEVWVVDNASTDGSVEMVKLKFPQVKLISNQTNLGFSKANNQAIKLAKGRYTLLLNPDTVVQEDTFRECINFMDTHPDAGGLTVKMIDGKGRYLPESKRGFPSPWASFCKIFGLTSLFPKSKLFAHYYLGHLDKNATHEIEIMPGAFMFLRSEVLKQVGLLDEQFFMYGEDIDLSYRILQHGYKNYYYPKCQIIHYKGESTKKGSLNYVIVFYKAMILFAQKHFSKQKQNHFVTMIKLAVAIRATASIIKRLIIKVWLPVTDFALMFLGAYLLIPWWEQFRHGVTNIYPRDILYALIGFYLLTWIMSLWLYGAYDKPQNLKSGAKGILYGTIAILVVYSILPQNFRFSRAIILILSAWSSLSITLNRILASTFIEGLLKWNARKKSVCFIGTASELKGSEELLIQAGFHRNNITHLLPEEVLDEHQRAKKEIIADAIKYKNISEIIFGTEGIPMTSIIHAMMYLSEFDIDFKIALHGGDSIVGSSSVEAQGELYTLEVIPLAKPVARRQKRIFDILSSALIIVLFPILWIFLVKPLMVFKSALQVFKGEKTWIGYNHPNISKQNSVLKPSVYLYSKWGKGLTSTVGLDFYYAQHFSITLEVSELIRNIFKTQD
- a CDS encoding dihydrolipoamide acetyltransferase family protein, giving the protein MAEVKIVLPAMGEGVTEAKITKWLVKPGDLVEVDQPLVEIATDKVDSEVPSTSKGKVKQLLFNEGDSPQVGQTICILEVEGANAEESRTNIASAEPKSAQKEKPIAKPIEITEKAEVKQEIKTLRYLSPLVRSMAKQENIALEELEKIEGTGLDGRITKDDLLKYIENRSNRISQIEAEAKERIQTETPIQYTSSTDTNSSVLAHEVVPMDRMRKLIAEHMVRSKQTSAHVASFIEVDVTNLVNWRETNKDKFQKTYGDKLTLTHLFAQATIAEVKRYPLLNSSVEGDNIILKRDVNLGIATALPNGNLIVPVVKRAETLNLIGIAKSINDLAQRARDNKLKPDEIVGGTFTITNLGSFDTLTGTPIINQPQVAILAIGAVKKRPVVIETPSGDMIAIRQICILSLSYDHRVIDGALAGQFLKSLRDRLENFTPSEI